A part of Emys orbicularis isolate rEmyOrb1 chromosome 13, rEmyOrb1.hap1, whole genome shotgun sequence genomic DNA contains:
- the LOC135887437 gene encoding olfactory receptor 10C1-like: MSLENHTVVSRFILLGFSEFHDLHLLLFAVLLSLYILTLMANTLIIMIINSDHNLQTPMYFFLTHLSCLEVCYMSVIIPKMLENMLVEKMGISFVGCAMQMFFFLFFGVAECFLLAAMAFDWYIAICNPLCYMFIMSSSVCGKLVVGSYACGTIVGLVHTIITFSSPFCGLLINHFFCEIQPLLELLCGDTFLNEVQVIVVAVFAIMVPFLLVILSYVCILSTILKMPSAEGRLKAFSTCSSHLVLVTLFYGSASFMYLRPKSTYSPPVDKLFSLSYTIVTPFLNPMIYSLRNEEVKGAIRKLWRKMLDA, encoded by the coding sequence atgtcaCTAGAGAACCACACTGTTGTGAGCAGATTCATACTCCTGGGGTTTTCTGAGTTTCATGACCTCCATCTTTTGCTCTTCGCAGTGTTGTTGTCTCTCTATATCCTCACCTTGATGGCGAACACCCTGATTATTATGATAATAAATTCCGATCACAACCTTCAgacccccatgtatttcttccttaCTCACTTGTCTTGCTTGGAGGTCTGCTACATGTCAGTCATCATCCCAAAGATGCTGGAGAACATGCTGGTGGAAAAGATGGGCATTTCCTTTGTGGGATGTGCCATGCAGATGTTCTTCTTTCTCTTCTTCGGGGTTGCAGAGTGCTTCCTCCTGGCCGCAATGGCATTTGACTGGTACATTGCGATATGCAACCCCTTGTGCTATATGTTCATTATGAGTAGCAGTGTTTGTGGGAAACTGGTGGTGGGATCTTATGCATGTGGGACCATAGTGGGTCTGGTGCACACCATCATTACATTCAGCTCTCCATTCTGTGGCTTACTCATCAACCACTTCTTCTGTGAGATCCAGCCGCTCTTAGAGCTGCTCTGTGGAGACACTTTCCTGAATGAGGTTCAGGTCATTGTGGTGGCTGTGTTTGCCATCATGGTCCCATTCCTGCTGGTCATTTTATCTTATGTCTGCATTCTGTCCACCATCCTCAAGATGCCGTCAGCTGAGGGTCGTcttaaagccttctccacctgctcatCACACCTAGTGCTGGTGACTCTGTTCTACGGCTCGGCAAGCTTCATGTATTTACGACCAAAGTCCACCTACTCTCCACCTGTTGACAAACTGTTCTCCCTATCCTATACCATTGTGACTCCATTTTTGAACCCCATGATCTATAGCTTGAGGAATGAGGAGGTGAAAGGAGCCATAAGGAAACTGTGGAGGAAAATGCTTGATGCATGA